From the Anopheles merus strain MAF unplaced genomic scaffold, AmerM5.1 LNR4000269, whole genome shotgun sequence genome, the window TAACTGCACCATTCACCAACCCGTCTGGGGTTCCACAATGCAGCATTTTCggcccttttctttttaaaattttcatgaATGATGTTATTCACGTTATGCCGGATTGCGaacaattgttttatgcaggtgatatgaaaatgttccaaccggtatcagatcaaaccaattctttAACTCTTCAAATCTGTTTAACTTGATTTAACGCGTTGTGTCATTCTAATTGTATGCGTCTCAACATATCAAAATGTTCTGTTACATCCTACACTAGGAAAGATTTCCCACTATTTGCgaatataaaattgatgatagatcaaagccgcgtaaaaatgtgattcaTGATTTAGGCGCTCATTTAGATAGCAGACTAACGTTATAGAACCACTATAAAGCAATACTTTCAAAAGCTTTCCGTTTGTTAGGATTCATTTTGCGTGTTAAGAAAGACTTCAAAGATCCATTCAGTAAAAAAGCTGTGTATTGTGCAATTGTCCGTCCTACTCTAGAATTTGCTAGTTTTATTTGGACACCGACACAGctacatttaaaatataggctagaatcggttcaacgcaagcttactcgttcattgttttatcgtcTTCCGACGTCTCGTTATACGGTTTGTCTTACCGTACAAGGTGCCTGTTATTTGGAATagaacctctgcaacatagaagcAAGAAGTGCTTATTTATATACAAACTTGTTAGCGGATCTTTCGAAGGCccgtcatttttaataaatagaactTTCGGTCCCCAATAAGAATGTTAAGAACCAGGACCAAATTCAATATAGAATTAAGATCCACTAATGTTGGATGTAACTATCTTCTATAAAAATTAACGGACTTTTTTACATAGCTTAGTGAGATGCATCTACAgtttatgttatgttgtttattGATTTGGTTAATTGACAGTTAAACTAATTATGCCtttcgatgcgtttttgttagcaCTGTTCTATAGCATTAATTATAGAAACGAGAATGTTATGCATGCTAATGTGAGCTTGAAAACTTTCGGaacagataaaaataataataacaaaaagcttcttttcaacaaattcgttttttttcgtttctatactttctttagttttgataacaataaaaccatttccgcgtacacacaaaacattgccTCAACTCAAAACCTTAAAGCAGTTTCCATCATCAGACTTTGAAAACacttaaaatatgtattgtgtgttaatttgaagatttttgaagGAATTTTAAGCCTGTTCGGAATATGTATCAAATCGTTTGCAGTTTGAAACATGAGCTCGAAACTGTCCAGGAAACGAATCAAAATTTCCATGCAGATTAATgatatttgaaattgtttcgagtaaaataattgagaatcttgatttttttcgCAAATGTTCAAGGTTTGCGATTGGTTTGTGATTAATAGAATAGTTTTGCCAATTGAAATGGcataagtaaaacaatattcatTGCCGAAAATGCCTAAAGTGGCTGCAGTTTAACGCAATTATGGTTTGAAGTTTatgaatgtaaataaaaaatctaaattatattttagttTACGAAGCATTATGCAGGATTGCGCCCTAGAAAAGATAAATCTCACCACTTGAGTTTTCtataagagcaaaaatttacAAATTCACCTTATTCTCCAGAGAGCGTTAACAAGTGTCAAGCAAGAGCTTCCCGCCAAACACTCTATGCAAGATTTGCTAGCAGGATGGTATAAAGATGTAGAAAttaactcaacctccaacatctAGGATGTTAGCTGAATTCCATATATTTTCTTGGGATACTGacttcattttttataataacGTAGCGATGCTCCGCGAGCGATGTTTCCGTTTCAATTTTAACAATTGGTGATTGTTCCCCAGCTTTCGttatcatacaaatgtttcccagTTATTATCCAGGACAAACACCCTGCGATCTCATGAACAtccgccctctacgttacgatAGCGTTACACGCCTGTTTAGCGCAAACCCAAGCAGAATGTTTTTAACGCCTGGTTTTACCATCGGGGATAAGCAAACTGATAGAATATTAATCATGTcttaattttgattatttgtatgcaataatgagaaaagacctattttgaacaaaataaaaagcttttttaaacatatgactcattgataatttatgaaaatgaaaagttaTAACACTATTATTATCTTATTATTTTGTGCATCAATGCGAGTTATAACAACTTCAAGAAATACTTTTATGACAATCAATAAACTTAGAAATGTTATTACAAAAGactcattttttatttgccaatctttttgtaaaacaagaattttgaaaattatgaaaggATCTATTAAACTCGATAAGCGCCATTTCAAAAGAGCCCTCGCATCCAAAGCAACCATCATTAAAAATCTTAATAGGCTTTAAATTAATTGCacatatttaatttctttggATATACTTtatatagtttttattttttaatttggcaACGTTACTCCAATTATAAGCTTAGAGGGTTTTAAGACCTTTAAACTGTAAGACTTTTTTGCTTGAATTATAGTGCATGAATGAAAACACTTATTCTTTTTTAAACTTgtaattaaactattttttagccggtctcatggtacagtcgtcaactcgtacgacttaacaacatgcccgtcatgaattcaagccccaaatagaccgtgccgccatatgtaggactgactatcctgctatggggggaaatcaataagtcactgaaagccaaccccacaagtgtgttggcaggccttgaccggcatcggttgttgagccaaagaagaagaagaagaattaaacTATTTAATCTCACTCATATCGATTTATCCTCAAGCAAATAACATATGTTTTCATtggaatgtaaaatattttaaaatttataaggTGTACACTGGCCGGTCGCGAAGCTGACACAACGCTTTTCCTTTGTAACGTaaagggctgagccttacttttaccaattATTAAGATGGCGTTACGACTGGTTGCAGGGACTTTGATCACCACTAGATGGCGTTATTGAATGTGGAGTTGCACATGCGTTAGggacatttcaatttattgtattttattggcattcctacattgcaaatgaaaatattgtttaaaaaaatactataaaATGCCAGAAATATTCACATGGTTATTTAAATGAAGGGTGAAGGGAAACATTATTAaggatgtttatttatatgaatgtTCCTAATCTTTGGTACAActtttttaaagccatttcCAACGTTTCCCGATATATTGAAAGCCAAACTGTTGTGAGAACCTAGCCTTACCTGaacacacaacatttttcgaccaacacttttaacattttcccgtGGTTAACGAAAAATCAGGTATACGTGTCCTTTAGCGTTTCCAGAAAAAAGGTCAACACACAGGTATCACTGCTTGCATTTGCTATGGTAAAACCAACCCGCTTTACCAAGCTACCTGGAAAATGTAACACATCGCTTCTGATATGCTGCATTTTACATAATTCGCAGGGTTAGAGAATTGAAAACAGTAAATGATGCTTTATGTGCCAAAGGAAGgcacattttttcatttacattttgtacACACTTTCAAGCACGGTTCTATATTAGATAATTTTCTTACTTCTGGTTGTCCCATATCagcataaatcaaataaaatgtcTTTGGCAAAGTTATTTGTCGCCCTTAAAAGGacggttttgggtttgagatGAAGGAAGCTTTGTTACACAGTTTAAGCCTTCTTTTCGGTCTTcttgggcagcagcacggcctgAATGTTGGGCAGCACACCACCCTGAGCGATGGTTACTCCGGACAGCAGCTTGTTCAACTCCTCGTCGTTGCGGATGGCCAGCTGCAGATGACGCGGGATGATGCGCGTCTTCTTGTTGTCAcgggcagcgtttccggcCAACTCAAGCACTTCAGCGGCCAAGTATTCCATGACGGCTGCCAGATACACGGGCGCTCCGGCACCGACGCGCTCGGCATAGTTACCCTTGCGCAGGAGACGATGAATACGGCCAACGGGGAACTGAAGACCGGCACTGTTGGAACGGGACTTTGCCTTTCCCTTtacctttcctccctttccacgGCCAGACATGGTTAGATTTTATTGGGGAACGTTTGTAACGGATCACGAGCAACACGATGTTCTCTTTGAGAAGGGTCTTTTtataatgttgttgttgttagtatggtttagagaggctttggctcctgcggagttctttcgcctctttgTGGGGAAAAGTTAGACTATTAGATTGTTATAGTTGATGGAATAAATGTGATAGTTTTAGAAATTTTAGCAGATTTTCTTGTTTCTGAGGGTGAAGTGAAAGTATTGAGTCTATGTTGGAGTCAAGATGGCAAGTCTTACGAAGTTGTGCGTATCCGTGGCATTCTGTTAAGAGGTGGAATATTGTTATAGTGGTCCCGCAGAATTGGCAGAGAGGAGGACTGGATCGTTCGATGAGATGGCTGTGGGTCAGTCTAGTGTGGCCTATTCTTAATCGAGTAAGGATCTTTTGGTCTCGATGTTTTATTACTGATGGCCATGGTGTAGTTGTTGATTTCACTAGCCGAAGGAAGTTGTTCTTGGTTTTAAACCATTCCTTTTCCCACGCCTctcttatttttccatttatatagataatTGCGTCTCTTTTAGGCAGCGAGGTGTTGtaggttgatgtttttcttcggCCTTCGTTGGCGAGGCGGTCGGCGATCTCGTTGCCTTTGATACCAGCGTGACCAGGTATCCAACAGATGGTGAGTTGTTGATCCTGGTTTATGTGTGGGCTAGTGACCTGGTAGAGCTTTTGGATGTTTGGGTCCTTACATGTTCCATGCTCTAGTGCCGAGAGGACACTTGCGCTGTCGGTAAAGATGACGTTTTCCAGGTCAGAGCGCAGAGTATCTTCAACTGCCTGGATTATTGCCAACGTTTCTGCCGTAAAGATGGAAGTGTGATCCGGCAGTTTGGACGCTACTTTATCAATGGGTGAGTAAATCCcgaatcctgctgctgctccatcgaCGGATCCATCGGTGTAAATGTGGTTGTGCTtcatgtatttgttgtttgtgtgttctatGAAATGTTTTTGTGCTATTGTACTATTGCAACCTGCTTTAaggatgtttttaaaatgccaGTCTATGTTAGGGGGTTCATGGTACCACGGCCTAGTGCCAAGATGTAACAGTGTTGTGATATCCGGGATATTGCAGTTTGTTATAGCGAAAAGTTTGGAGTTGGCTCTATTGAGGAATGATGGTGCTTGGATATTCTTTTCTTTAattcttgttgctgttgcggctaATTTAGTTGTTATTATATGGCTAAGTGGAAGAAGTCCGCTCTCACTTAGCATAGAGACGATGGGGCTGGTTCGGAAGGCGCCTATGGCATATCGTAGAACGGCATGGTAGATGGGGCTTATTGCTTTTTCAAACTGTTCCTTTTTAATCGATACTATTTCTATACCGTACAGTAGTTTTGGAAGCAACCAGTGATTAATAATGAAGATACGTGTATCTTTTGAAGCTTTGTGGGTTCCTGTGCTGAGCATTTGGAAAAGGTTGATTTTCTTGGTAGCTGTAGTTTTTAGCTGTTTAATGTGGGCTTGGAATGTGAGTTTTTGGTCTATTGTGATCCCGAGTATCTTTACTTTTTTGCAGTCTGGAATTTGTCTTTGATTAAGGCAAAGCGGTAAGGTTGGATGTGGTTTGTTGCAGATGTGCAttatattgcttttttcaGCAGCGATGTCATAACCAATACGTTTTGACCATTCCCATAAGATATGCAGTCCCTGTTGCAGATTGTATCGCGCAACTCCATTATCTGCATTGCTCGAGATCAGAacgatatcatcagcgtaaACCAATGGAGTGATGGATGGTGGTAGTGAGCGGAGAAGACTTTCGATGCTGATCAGAGATAATGTTGGAGAAAGGATGGCTCCCTGAGGAACTCCGTTTTCGAGCGTTTTAGTGCTAGATTTGTTCGTTCCAATCAGAACCTCGAAGGTACGGTCTGAGAGGAAATCATCGAGGAATGTGATCATGTTACCTCCGAAATTCCATCTGGCTAGCTGGCGCATGATTGCGTATTTCCATGTCCGATCGAAAGCTTTAGCCAAGTCGATGATAGCACAGTCGGCATGATGTTTATCGGATTTTACTTTGGCCAGTAGTTCTTCGAGTTGCACAAAGTAAGTTTCCGTGCCTAATCCGCATCTAAACGCATGTTGACTTATGCTGAGGAGTTTCCTGCCTTCCAGTTCTTGGGTAAGACGTCGGTTTACCATTCTTTCCAACACTTTTCCGATGCAGTTTAGTAAACTTATTGGTCGGTAGCTATTTGGgctgtgttttgatttgtcgGGCTTTAATATGGGAATTGTTAAACTTTTCTTCCAGTGAGGAGGAATTTTGCCACTCTGCCAGATGAAGTTGTATAGCTTTAAGAGTAGGTATTTTCCTTCAGAAGGAAGGTTTTTTAGCAGTGGATAGCCAATGTCGTCTGGTCCGGCTGAGTTGCCTTTGCACTTTGCAAGAGCACAATTCAGTTCGGCTATGGAAAAGGATCTGTTGTAATGAATGTTGGGTCTGCTATTGAAATTTAGTGGGATGGACTCGGTTGTTGCTTTGATAGTCTTAAATTCTGGGGAATAACTATTTGTGGCGGATATGGTGGCAAAATGAGTGGCAAGTACCTCTGGTGTTGACTCAACTGGGACTATTGTGTCGTCATCggttttgatgatgatatgaGCGATGTCTTGCTTGCGTTCTGTAAGGCATTTTACATTTCTCCACATGTCTTTTCCAGACATTTCGGGACTTATGCTATCTTTGAATCTATTCCATGAttcttgttttgcctttttgattTCCTCTCTTGCAATGCGATGGGCAATTTGAAATTCCTCGGAGAGGGTAGGGATATGGGTATGGTCTTGGTTTTTCTTGGCATTCTGCAGTTTTTGGAGCGCTTTACGTCTCTTTTTTATGGCTTTAGCGACAGTGTCGTTCCACCAGTGAACACTTCGCTTGCCAGGTTTGCCCTttgattttggtattgatttcgctgctgcatcgtttatgattttaatgatGTTTCCTTCTGTGGGCTGGGGGTCTGAATGTAGGTGCATCAGTACATTAATTTGGTATGATGTCCAATCGGCATTTGCAT encodes:
- the LOC121602025 gene encoding histone H2A-like, giving the protein MSGRGKGGKVKGKAKSRSNSAGLQFPVGRIHRLLRKGNYAERVGAGAPVYLAAVMEYLAAEVLELAGNAARDNKKTRIIPRHLQLAIRNDEELNKLLSGVTIAQGGVLPNIQAVLLPKKTEKKA